The following are encoded in a window of Passer domesticus isolate bPasDom1 chromosome 30, bPasDom1.hap1, whole genome shotgun sequence genomic DNA:
- the LOC135287615 gene encoding olfactory receptor 14I1-like: MSNSSSISHFLLLALADTRQLQLLHFCLLLGISLAALLGNGLIISAVACGHHLHTPMFFFLLNLALSDLGSICTTVPKAMHNSLWDTTTISYTGCAAQLFFFLFFISAEYFLLTIMCYDRYVSICKPLHYGTLLGSRACAHMAAAAWASAFLNALMHTANTFSLPLCHGNALGQFFCEIPQILKLSCSKSHLRELGLIAVSSCLVFGCFVFIVFSYVQIFRAVLRIPSEQGRHKAFSTCLPHLVVVSLFASTVMFAHLKPPSISFPSLDLALSVLYSVVPPALNPLIYSLRNQELKAAVWRLMTGGFQGY, from the coding sequence atgtccaacagcagctccatcagccacttcctgctgctggcattggcagacacgcggcagctgcagctcctgcacttctgcctcttgctgggcatctccctggctgccctcctgggcaacggcctcatcatcagcgccgtagcctgcggccaccacctgcacacgcccatgttcttcttcctgctcaacctggccctcagcgacctgggctccatctgcaccactgtccccaaagccatgcacaattccctctgggacaccaccaccatctcctacacaggatgtgctgctcagctctttttctttctgttcttcatctcagcagagtattttctcctgaccatcatgtgctacgaccgctacgtgtccatctgcaaacccctgcactacgggactctcctgggcagcagagcttgtgcccacatggcagcagctgcctgggccagtgcctttctcaatgctctcatgcacacagccaatacattttccctgcccctgtgccatggcaatgccctgggccagttcttctgtgaaatcccacagattCTCAAGCTTTCCTGCTCCAAATCTcacctcagggaacttgggctcatTGCAGTTAGTTCCTGTTTGgtatttggctgttttgtgttcattgttttctcctatgtgcagatcttcagggctgtgctgaggatcccctctgagcaggggcgtcacaaagccttttccacctgcctccctcacctggtcGTGGTCTCCCTGTTTGCCAGCACTGTCATGTTTGCtcacctgaagcccccctccatctccttcccatccctggatctggccctgtcagttctgtactcggtggtgcctccagccctgaaccccctcatctacagcctgaggaaccaggagctcaaggctgcagtgtggagactgatgactggaggGTTTCAGGGATattaa
- the LOC135287605 gene encoding olfactory receptor 14I1-like, with amino-acid sequence MSNSSSISHFLLLALADTRQLQLLHFCLLLGISLAALLGNGLIISAVACGHHLHTPMFLFLLNLALSDLGSICTTVPKAMHNSLWDTTTISYTGCAAQLFLFLFFISAEFSLLTIMCYDRYVSICKPLHYGTLLGSRACAHMAAAAWASAFLYSLLHTANTFSLPLCHGNVLGQFFCEIPHILKLSCSKSYLRELGLLAVSGCLVFGCFVFIVFSYVQIFRAVLRIPSEQGRHKAFSTCLPHLAVVSLFVSAGIFTYLKPPSISSPSLDLALSVLYSVVPPALNPLIYSLRNQELKAAVWKLMNGWSQKH; translated from the coding sequence atgtccaacagcagctccatcagccacttcctcctgctggcattggcagacacgcggcagctgcagctcctgcacttctgcctcttgctgggcatctccctggctgccctcctgggcaacggcctcatcatcagcgccgtagcctgtggccaccacctgcacacacccatgttcctcttcctgctcaacctggccctcagcgacctgggctccatctgcaccactgtccccaaagccatgcacaattccctctgggacaccaccaccatctcctacacaggatgtgctgcacagctctttttgtttttgttcttcatctcagcagagttttccctcctgaccatcatgtgctacgaccgctacgtgtccatctgcaaacccctgcactacgggaccctcctgggcagcagagcttgtgcccacatggcagcagctgcctgggccagtgcctttctctattcactgctgcacacggccaatacattttccctgcccctgtgccatggcaatgtcctgggtcagttcttctgtgaaatcccacacatcctcaagctctcctgctccaaatcctatcTCAGGGAACTCGGGCTTCTTGCTGTTAGTGGCTGTTTGgtatttggctgttttgtgttcattgttttctcctatgtgcagatcttcagggccgtgctgaggatcccctctgagcagggacggcacaaagccttttccacctgcctccctcacttggctgtggtctctctgtttgTCAGCGCTGGTATATTTACctacctgaagcccccctccatctcctccccatccctggatctggccctgtcagttctgtactcggtggtgcctccagccctgaaccccctcatctacagtctgaggaaccaggagctcaaggctgcagtgtggaaaCTGATGAATGGATGGTctcagaaacattaa